TTATTTCTCACAATGCCGTCAGCGCGAACAAGTATGTGTCGGCTAGTATCGCGATTCGTCACATAATTATCAACAAGGTCAATAAGTGTGTCGAGTCTAATAACTTTTGAGTTTTCAGAATTTAGCGTAATGCCCTTTGCTTTCATGTATGTTTTACCGCCAGCTGTAAGATAACTGTACGTCTTAGGACCTCCCGAGCAGAACTCTGTAATGTAATCACCACCACCAATCTCGTCTGTCAAATCGCCTAAATAAGGCCCCAGAGGGGGTTCCCAATCACCTTCacgagaaacaaaaataacactgtcaGTGTCGCTATACAACAACCTGTCTCCCAATTTATCCATTAGATTATACAATTCTAAACGAGCGTGAGCTGTTGTAAATGCGCCAAGGAATACATTAATATACTGTTATGTTATACTGATATACTGTTGCCTTGACTAGACCATAGTAATCCTCAAGAGGTTGAaagtctttgaaaaatatttggggGTGCCCTACCGGGTATTTCTTCCGGGCCTGGCAGAATGGGTACAAGCTTGTGAAGTCCAAATATCTAATCTTCTCACCCTCCTTTGCTTTGTAATACAAATTATACGCATTTGTTCGACCACCAAAAAGTGCGTCTCTTGGTTTGAGCCTTTCAGGAGCTGTGTAATTAGAAATGAACGTGGCAACATCCAAATCATCCCTCTTAGCAGATGCCCACTGACATTCCCACATCACTTCAACTTCTAGACCATATGCACGAACAAGCGTCTCCACCTTGGTATCAAACCGCATTCGCAAATCTCCATACAAGACCTTTGACATAGGATGGCACTGGTTCGGGTTGTAACGACATTCATGACCATGATGCATGCAACCATTAAATTCTAAAGCTTTTCGCACACCATCTTTTTCATAATAACCATCCACATAATATGCGCCAAACTTCATTTCCCCGTGCGTTAAAGCGTGGTGCACATCAACATCTCTTACATGCTTAACATACTCAAGCCATTCAATAGAGACGTTAGAGAATGTCTTGTGCTGGTTAATGTATGCGTTGTTGTGTGTCAGCGCCAGCGTGTCTTTtggtagaaaatgtgttttgtatactGCCATACAACATGATGCTAATGTCGTATAATTAAACGGGTCTAGCTTTGTGCACTGAATGAATTCTTCGCGATACTTGATACATGCTTCGCGCAGTAAAACAACGTCGTTCCTGCCGTAAACATACAACTCCTTTTGGAAGTCAAAAACACCGTTTGAGACTGTGTCGTACCATTCGTCAAactcttttttgtctttgtcgTTCATAGTGTCATAACCATAAAAACCCTTTTCAGGGTATGGCCCCACAtagttctcattttgttttaaattgaatttgtgtgggaaatgtcctttctcggagcatgttagatttaaggctgatgttgttttagccaaacgcattggaatgaatgaatatgagtctATGTAacgttgtttgtatgtttcatcATACATGGAGATCAGTCTACACCCCATCATGGTGATTTTGACAGCGACACCCACACtagaaaaatatttcaataatagAAAATTGTCAAAACCGGCCGCATTGTGTGCTAACCATGTGTACCCTTGATATTTGAGCTGTCTAAACTTTCTCATAAGTCTTTCTATGCAGTCAGACCCTTCTGCAGTGAATTCTGTACCATCATATGTAATAGCGCAGACAAAATTAGCTTCatgctttccattttcaaaGCGTGTCTCAAAGTCGAAAAAGATGTAGGAATTACtgggttcttttattttgatcggctgtatgtaacattcatgtgtggtgtccgatattaaatcttcaccacaatgaacacaacgacccgacacacacttgtggggttttggttttattaaacTTACGTGATAACGATGGCCACATTTTTTGCAATACTTCGTTAGATTGCATGAGGATGCTATCACCCCTGTAAtagactgttgtttttgtttcttatgcTGCTCATAGCAATAGACAGACTTGCAGTAACGCGAACAgtcatcacaatatttcacacgCCTGGGGTGTTTGTGACACATCGCATCTTGACACACATCGCAACTATATTTACAGCTATGATCTCTGGCATTAGTGTAGCCCGTATAACAAAACGTGCAAACATGCGGCACCCCCATGAACGCTTTCAAATTTTTTACCAAATAATAATGACCGTCATGGAGGTACAGAAACGCAGTCTTGGTatgtggtttgtctttggtttggTACTTTTCTAATTTACCCGAACGACTCTTGTGAAACACAACTATTTTAATACCATACTTATATTCAAAACGACCAATATCATTAAAACCTACTCTATGGTCACGTGTGTAGCCAATGTTTATCTGTATCTGTTCGGCTATAGGTTCTAATGTGTTATGTGGTACATGCGGATTCAGAAAAAGAGCAATGCAGATTGCAAAACACAGATTGTTTGAGATGTTTGTTGGGCAGAAAAGATTCAGTCTGTTCCTTTTGATCACCTGATGGTGTGCTAGGTCACGCACCTTACGACGAACACCACCATTTTTACCCACGACTATCGAGACAGTCAGAGCCAAACTCTCATCCGTTTTAATActgttgttgctctgcataacccTTTCAATAGCGTCTGAAAATCTGTCTACACTGTAACCGTCCCTTGAAGACAACACCGTGTTTACATCAGATGTTAAACTACTACCTCTTAGGGTGATGTCGATAACACCGCCATCACCAGCCAAGACCCTGGAGAATGACACAATTTCTGACAACACATCGTGTATATAGGACGTGTATGAAGCTATGTCTGTGGATGGCGCGTCATGTAAATTCAGCATCCGGTGAAGCACAACGCTGTTAAACCGATTCCTAGACACTATGGTATAATCGTCTACAACACCACCATTTCTCACCAATTCTGCTATATGACGGTCAGATAAACCAAAGTTAGGAGCTGTTGGGTCAAATGCTGAATGTCCAGGTGTTGTCACACCGCTACctgtttgttcattgtttatgtgttgtgtattattttgaatatcattttctAGGTCTGCTATAGCCATGTCACATTCTTCGATAAGACAGTGTAGTTTTTCACTTTGAGACAACCGCCCCCAAGCATCATATGTTGCGTCATCACATGCAAAATCTGTTGATTGTTCGCCACTACTATCAT
This genomic interval from Hoplias malabaricus isolate fHopMal1 chromosome 15, fHopMal1.hap1, whole genome shotgun sequence contains the following:
- the LOC136667975 gene encoding uncharacterized protein, which codes for MLCLMDECDMAIESFSKNQQDVDIQDSDNSSNAHGLLQTTPDEWLTNTRQASHTQPVKRCRYDSSGEQSTDFACDDATYDAWGRLSQSEKLHCLIEECDMAIADLENDIQNNTQHINNEQTGSGVTTPGHSAFDPTAPNFGLSDRHIAELVRNGGVVDDYTIVSRNRFNSVVLHRMLNLHDAPSTDIASYTSYIHDVLSEIVSFSRVLAGDGGVIDITLRGSSLTSDVNTVLSSRDGYSVDRFSDAIERVMQSNNSIKTDESLALTVSIVVGKNGGVRRKVRDLAHHQVIKRNRLNLFCPTNISNNLCFAICIALFLNPHVPHNTLEPIAEQIQINIGYTRDHRVGFNDIGRFEYKYGIKIVVFHKSRSGKLEKYQTKDKPHTKTAFLYLHDGHYYLVKNLKAFMGVPHVCTFCYTGYTNARDHSCKYSCDVCQDAMCHKHPRRVKYCDDCSRYCKSVYCYEQHKKQKQQSITGVIASSCNLTKYCKKCGHRYHVSLIKPKPHKCVSGRCVHCGEDLISDTTHECYIQPIKIKEPSNSYIFFDFETRFENGKHEANFVCAITYDGTEFTAEGSDCIERLMRKFRQLKYQGYTWLAHNAAGFDNFLLLKYFSSVGVAVKITMMGCRLISMYDETYKQRYIDSYSFIPMRLAKTTSALNLTCSEKGHFPHKFNLKQNENYVGPYPEKGFYGYDTMNDKDKKEFDEWYDTVSNGVFDFQKELYVYGRNDVVLLREACIKYREEFIQCTKLDPFNYTTLASCCMAVYKTHFLPKDTLALTHNNAYINQHKTFSNVSIEWLEYVKHVRDVDVHHALTHGEMKFGAYYVDGYYEKDGVRKALEFNGCMHHGHECRYNPNQCHPMSKVLYGDLRMRFDTKVETLVRAYGLEVEVMWECQWASAKRDDLDVATFISNYTAPERLKPRDALFGGRTNAYNLYYKAKEGEKIRYLDFTSLYPFCQARKKYPVGHPQIFFKDFQPLEDYYGLVKATVYQYNITVY